Part of the Natronobacterium gregoryi SP2 genome, TCTGTGAGACGCGAACCCAGGTCGTCCACGGCTACGGCGACGTCGGTGCCGACTTCCTGTTCGTCGGCGAACACCCGACCGCACGGGCCGACGACGTCGGCGTCCCCTTCCTCGTCACCGACGAGGAGACCGACGGCTCGGGAACCTCACTCCGGCGGGTTCTCGAGCGACTCGCACTCTGTGACGCTACTTCCCCAGACGATCGCCCTGCCCTCGAGAACGCCTACCTCACGAACCTCACCCGGTGTCGCGATCCCGACCGTCGACCGACCGACGAGGAGATCGGTAACTGCGAACCCTATCTCGACGCCGAGATCAGGTCGATAAACCCCGAGGTGCTGATTCCCGTCGGCGAGCGGGCGCTCGCGGAACTCGGCACCGAGTACACGACGACGCCAGCCGAGGAACTCGCTCTCCCGGAGGCCCACGCGACGACCATCCGGGGCCGCGGGTTCGCGCTCGTTGCAATGCTCGAGCCTCGAGACCAGACCGACGAGCAGACCCAGGAGTGGCTCGAACACTTCGCGTCGCTGATGGCGTCGGACTATCGCCAGACGAAAGGACGGCGAGAACGGTAGTTACCAGTACGGGTTCTGTCGCCACTGACTCGAGCGAGCACCGAGGAGGATCAGCGCGCCGACGACGACGATCGTTACTGCAAGCACGCCGATCGAGGGGACAAATAGGTCGCCGGGACTCTCGAGCAGGTAGCCAGTGACGAAGCCGTAGACACCCAGTACAGCCAAGAGCGCGACGACGAGCGCGCCGAACAGTCCAGTGATGGTGACGGTCCGATCGTTCATACGTCTCGCAACGAAGTCCGCAGGTATAGTTTATGTGGTACTTCGTCCACGTCTCGAGTGACTGAAACGCCGCGTTCAAGGGTCGTGATAGCGGAGTGCCCGTATGATCGTCGTCGTTCCGGTCGATCCACCGCGAGAAGGACTCGTTCTGACGGGACTCGTCGAGTCGACGCCGCTGTCGGAAAACGAGGCAATCCAGTTGTACGAGGCTGCCGTCACCGACGTCGTCCGTACCGCAGTCGACAGCGGCGGCGACCTCCTCGTCAACTACAGGGACGAAGAGACGTTACCCGACGAGGTTGCGGACGGGGATTCGGAGGAGGCAGTTCGGGCGCTCGTCACCGATGCGCTCGAGGAGACCGACACAGATTCCGAAGCGGTCCGGTTCGAGCGCCAGGTCGGCTCGAGCAAGTCCGCACGAATCGGTAACACGGTGACCCACCTCCTCGAACGGGAGGGCGTCGACGGCGTGGGCGTCCTCGAGCCGACGGCACCGGCGGTCAAACGCTCGGACATCGACGGTGCGGCGATGGGGCTCCGTCGCCACGACGTCGTGCTCGGCCCGTCCTCCGACGGCCGGACGTACCTGGCCGCGTTCACCGACCCGATCGACTTCGAAGACGCGTACGCGCCGTTCGAGTTCGCCACGCTCGCGAACCGCGTCGACGAGGCAGGACTCGACCTCGGGTTCGCACCGATGGTGCCGACGCTCGCAACTCCTGGCGGCCTCCGGTCGACGATCGCGACGCTCGAAGCCCGCGCAGTGGCGAGTCGACTGACCGCGACTGCGACCGCGGTAGTCGTCGACGACCTCGAGATTTCGGTTGGAGAGGACGGCGACCTCGAGCGAGCGGAGACCGATAACCATTTTTGAGCGGACGGGGTACGTGGGAGTGAGGTGGGGTGGCAGAGCGGCCTAACGCGCCTGCCTTGAGAGCAGGTGGCTGTCAAGCCTCATGGGTTCAAATCCCATCCCCACCGCTTCTGCGACGAGCAATCCGTGAGGAGCGAAGCGTGAACGAGGGGTTTGAACTAGACCAGTCGCGCGCAGCGAAGCGAGCACGGAGCACGTCTGGGCGTGGTTCAAATCCCATCCCACCGTTTTTCCGCGAACAACTGCGACGAGCCTCACGAAGAGCACGTGAGCGGAAAACGAAACGGTGGGATTCGAATCAGATCGGGGGTCTGCGCGTAGCGCAGGTTATCGAGCGTGGTTCGAATCTCATCCCCTCCGTTTTTGTGACGAACGGAGCGCGGGGACCCGAGCGGCGAATCATCGGATTGGAATCGAGCAAGGGGAGAAAGCCTGTATCGACTACTAGCTGATAGGGAGGTATGGACCGCCGAACGGTGCTCGCTGGCGTTGGTGGGACACTCTCGGTGAGTGTTGTCGGGTGTCTCGACACGAGTCGTCTCTCGAGTCGAGGTGGCGACGCCTCTGAGTCGGAGACCGGTGATGACTTCGACCCTGATATCGAACCCACGACTCGGCTCGGTGACGGGGAACGAACGTCGATCGAGGCCGAACCCGACCGAGAGTACGAGTACGTGGACGCAGACGATAGCGTCCGCATCACGTACGACAGCGGCAAGACGAACGAGATGTCGTTCGACGAGTGGGGGACGAGACGGGCAACCGCGGCCGCGGCATCGCACGTTCGATCGTCGCTTTCCAGCGAGGAGTTACTCGGAACCGGTGTCTTCGTCGCAACGGGCGTCGCGGAGGTCGATACCCTCGAGGACGCACCCGAGGACCTGACGTTCGACAGGGCGATTCCACTCGGTGTGCTCGTCGACTACAACGCCAGCTACTCCCGCGGCGGGGACCTCCGCTCCGAACCCGACGTCGAGTTCGACGCGATCGTGGCCGCAACTCCTCGAGCGGTCGACGTCACGATGTTGTTCGAGGAGCGACCGTCCACAGCCGTTGTACCTGCCTTTTGTCGTCGAGGGTGGTCGCGAGAGGACTGATACGGATTACTGTAACGATGTACCGGCGCGACCGCAGGCTGGCTCGCGGTCGCGCCGGTACATCGGGACAGCGTTCCGTATGAGTGGAAAACGAGATCCGAACTGGGTCCATTCGGGACAGGGACGCCGAAAATACAGCGGAACGAGAGGTTACTGGTAGGACAACTCGAGTTCGAGCGCGCGCTCGAGTAGCCCCTCGTCGTAGTACTCTTCGGCCTGCTCGGGACGGGTGTCGTAGATTGCACGAACCTGCTGGACGGTGTTCCGGAAGTTCTTGAACGTCGCCTCGTCGACCATCTGGCCGTCCAGCGTGACGGCCCCGGTACCTTCGCGTTTGGCTTCGTTGAACCGTTCGATCTTGTTCACGTCGCGTTCGAGTTCCTCGGGCGTCGGCATGTGAACGGTGTTGGCCTGGATCGTCTGTTTGGGGTACAACGACCAGGAGCCGTCCAGCCCGAGACGCGCCTCGTGTTCGACCTGATCGGCGTACTCGTCGGCATTGTAGTAGGTCAACCCGGCACGTTCCTTGAACAGGTCGTCGAAGGGACCACCGATCGACAGCAGGCCGCCGGCGCTTGCCTCGTTCGAGAGCGCCTCGAGCAGGCCATCCCAGCGTGGCATTCCGTCGCCCAAATCTCGGCCCCCGAGTTCGGCGGCGTAGTCGACGGGGCCAAAGACGAGCGCGGTCAGCCGAGAGTCCTCGCCGAACTGGGCGATTTCTCGCAGATCCGAGCGAGCACGGCCAGTCTCGATGATGATCGATAGTCCGATCGACCCGTCGGCGTAGCCGTGTTCGGATTCGGCTTCAGCCACGGCTTTTGCGGCGTTCTGGACGTCCTCGAGTCGTCCCACTTTCGGGACGACGACGCCGTCGATTTCGTCGCCGACCTCGGAGACGAGCCGATCGATTTGGGCACGACCTTTCTCGCGGTAGGTTTCGTCCTCGTAGCTCCACTCGACGCGAGGCCAGATCTCGCCGGGGAACTCGTACTCGGGCACGTTCTCGATGGTGTTCTCGAGGCCCTGCTCTTTCATGTCGGGCGCTGTGCCGTCCTCTAAGTCGGGCACGAGCCAGTCGGGTGCCTGGAATCCCTCGGCCTCGAGGCCGGAGGTGAGGTACTTCGCCGAGTCGTCTTTCGGAACGGCGGCCGGTGCAGTCTGGAAGGTTCGACAGAGTCGGATGTCGTCGGTCATGTGTCTGGATTCGTTGGATTGTGTGGGTATCGTTCGGAGTCGGTGTCAATGCGTTCGTTTCTGGATCTCTGCAGTTCGCGTTCCCGAGTAGACGGGTTCGTCGTCCTGGTTGAACGCGACGTGTTCGAACCGGACGGTGCCCGCTTCGTCGCTCGAGGCGTCGTTCTCGGCCTCGAGTACGCGGGTAAAGGCGTAGACGGTGTCGCCGGCGGCGACGAACGTGTGGAACTTCTCGTCGTCGAAGCCGACCTCGCGCCAGGTCTGTTCGTCCGACCGGGCGTGACCCAGCGCAGTCGATCGGGTGACGTCGCCGTAAGTGACGATGTCTCCGGACGGCGAGTCGGCCATCACGTCGACGTTGTGGTGCTGTTTGGCCGTGTTCAGCGTCGCCAACGGCAGGGAAGCGACGGTGACGTCGTCCTGGGTGCGGCCGCGTTCGTGCTGGTAGGCGACGGCGGCGTCGCGGTCCTCGGATTCCTCGAGTGCGGCCACGAAGTCTTCGAAGTAGCCGCCTTCGGGCGTGACGAACGTTTCGGGGAGGCTGGGGCCGTCGTCTTCGATAGTCGCCGTCTCTCCACCGCCGTCGGAGCTGCCCTCCGACGAGGATCGCGAACCGTCACTTCCCTCCCCGCCGTCGGTCGCGACCGATTCGCGACGCGGGATCATGTTCGTGCGCTCGTAGGAGCACAGGATCTCGCCAGTTTCGGCGTCCGTGCCTCGGGTTCGCCAGGAGACGATGCCGTACTCGGGCCGAGAACTCGAGGTGGCAGTACTGACCACTTCGCTCTCGACGTGGAGTTCGGTCCCGTCGTAGACCGGTGTTCCGGGGAACCGGACGTCGGTGCGCCCGAGGAAGTAGCCGCCCTTTTCGCTCAGGTCCTCGACGGTAATGCCGAGGGTGGCCGCGGTGAGGTAGTCCGGGTGGATCGGGGGTTCGTCGAATCCGCGTGACTCGGCCGCGTCGGATCGCCAGTAGGCTGGATCGTGGTTCAGCGTCTGGCTCATCCACCCTTCGTTGCCGAACTGCGTGAGCGTGAGGCCGGGGTCGTGTTCGATGACGTCCCCTTCCTCGAAGTCCTCGAAGCAGTTTCCCTTCTCTTTCGTCTCGGCTCGCTCGAGTGCCTGGACGAACGTCTCGGGATCGGTCCAGTCAGTCATCTGCAGTCACCTCGTCACTCGCGGTCAGTTGCTGGTCACGCTTGCGTCGTGCGATCGTCCGTCGCATCTCGTTCTCGACGATCATGTACCCTTCGTCGAAACCCATCCCGGGCTTTGCGAGTACCTGGGCGGCGTCGGTCGCGAGCGCGACGTGGGCGCAGGCCCGCGAAGAGGTTGCGGTCTCGTTGCAGGTCCCGCCGAGATACGCGCGGGTGTTCGTTCCCTCGCAGTAACGGACCGCCTGTCCGCTACGGTGGATGCCGCCGAGGTCGGGCGTCTTGATCTGGACGAGATCGGCCGCGCCAGCGTCGACGAACGCCTGCACGTCCTCGAAGGTGTTGCACCACTCGTCGGCGACGACGTCGACGGCGACGTCCGCGGCCTCGAGTCCCTCGCGGAGTTCGACCATCTCCTCGATCTGTGCTTTGCGGTTGCCCGCGTCCATCGGTCCCTCGATCTGAATCGGGTACGGCGCGGCTGCCTCCTCGAGGGTGACGAAGTAGTCGACGACCTCGTCGCGGTCGTAGGGCGGGCCGAATATCTCGCCGATCATCCCGTAGACGTCGATGTGGAACCGCGGCTCGTAGTCGTCGGGGCCGAGTTCCTGGGACCGCTGGGTGAGCCACTCGACGTACTCGACGAGCGTCTCCCCGTCTTCGCCGATCTTCTCGACGCTGTTGATCAGGGCGTGGGGAAGCACGGGGACGCCCTTGACGAACATCTTCTCGGTGTTGGTATAGCGGTCGTCGCCGGACTGGCCGAAGACCGGCACCGGCTCCGTCGCAGGGTCGGTTCCCAGTGCGTCGGCCAGTACGTCGGTCTTCGTCGTGCCGTCGGCCTTGGCCGCCGCACCGAGCAGCGCCTGCGAGACGCCGTACCGGATCGCCGTGTGGAGTCGCTTCCCTTCGACCGCGAGTTCCTCGAGCAGTTCCGCGTTCGCGAGAAAGTCGGTGGCGTCGCGGCCGACGAGCTCGTCGGCGACCGGGCCTTCGACGACGGGCGCGTACTCCTCGGGCTGGAAGAGCGGGTCGCGCCCGCCGGCCCCGGAGTACTGGACCGCAGCGCAGTCGCCGCGAATCGTGGAGCCGTCCTCGAGGGAGATGTCGACGATGAGCGTTTCGCCGGCCTGGCGAATCTCCTCGAAGCCGTCGGTGACGGGCTCACCTTCGTAGGTGAAGCCGTCTTGCTTTGCACCCTGTTTGATCGCGCGCTGGTCGTCGAAGAAGAACCCGGCGTAGCCGGGCGTCGCGTGAATTCCTGTGAGCTTCATGTTAGGCGTCCCCCTGTGGTGGCTGTGGTCGGCCAATGAGCTTGCCGTCGCTGATCGCGTCGACATCGTCCGCGACCATCCGAAACGACTGGTCGCGACCCTCGGTGTCGGCGCGTCGCGAGAGGCGTGCCCTGTGGATCTCCTTGATGTCGTCGTCCATCTCGAGGTCGGCCCACTCGAAGATGCGGACGCGACCGTCGTCGTCGCGGGCGGGAAGGACGGCCCCCTTCGCGCTGTCGCTCGGGGCAAATGGGACGTCGAGTACGCCGGAGTCGAACGCCTCGATCGTCCCTCGGACGACGTCGCCGTCGCCGTGATCGTAGATCGTATCCATCAGACACCGGGTTTCGCGCTCGATGAGGTCCTGTTCCTCCGCGATACCGTCGATGTCGATGTTCTGTTCGATCGCCATGTCGATGACCTGCCGGGTCGTTCGCAGGCCGGAGGCGTTTGCCTCCTTGGTCGGCACCCCCTGGAACTCCTGGGGGGATTTGGTGATGACCTTGTCCGGTTGTGCGATCGCAGCGGTCATCCCGCCGAGGCTGATGACGCCGTTGGCGCGTGCCTCGTCCGGCGGAAAGCCGCCCATCCACTCGTGGAAGACGGTGGTGACGACGACCTCGTCGGGAAGGTACTCGTCGCCAAGCTTCTGCAAGGCGTTCAGGGCGGCGACGTCTTGGACGACGTTGCCGACCTGTCCGTAGCCGAGCGTGATCGAGCGCACGCCCTGCGTGGCGGCGAGTTGCCCCTCGACGATCATGATCGCGATTGCGATCGACGGCGGGACGAGCGTCCCCGTCAGCGGGCCGAACGGCTCGCGGTTGATCCGTACACCGCGTTCGGTGTAGGCACCCGCGAGGCGATCCACGAACTGCCACTTCTCGATCGTCTCCTCGAGGCCGTGTCGTTTCGTGTACGGAATGTTGTACGAGATCGGTCCGCCCTCGAAGCTCTGGAAGCCACCGGCGAAGGTGATCGCCGCGAGCAAGCGGGCGTCGGGTGTGCCGTGGCGAACTTCGATCGGAGCCTCGATCGACTCGATCAGTTCGCGACAGCCGTCGACTCCGTGGTTGACCGCGGGAAAGCCGTTGAGGGTGTTCTCGCCCGTTTCACGGGCTTTCTCGAGACCTTCCTGGGCTTTCTCGTACTCGTTGTCACGGGTGTAGGAGTCGATCGTGGTCGGCAAGAGGTCGGCCTGGCCCTCCCGGTGAAGGTACTCCAGCAACTCGATTTGGTCGTCGATCCGGGGTACTCCGGCTCGCGGCTGTAAGAGGGGCTTGTCAGCCGACTCGAGGACGTCCGCGAACCGTTTGTGGGCCGGCAGCGACTCGTGGTACTCGATCGCGTTCTCGAAGTCCACGTCGGCACCCGTTGGCCAGTTGGACCGGATCTCGTCGTCGATACGCCGTAGCTCGTCGGATGGAATACGCTCGTCTCGTATCATCTAGGAACTGATAGTAGCACGTTCCGACTCGGTTGGTGTGATCTCGAGGTCCTGTCGCAGGGCGGCGATCGCATCTTCCGGGTCGGTTTCGGAGTCGAAGACGCGATCGAAGCCGAGTTTCTGGAACGTGCGTCGGGTCTGCTCGAAGTCGCTCTGTCCGACGTCGAGGTTGCCGCCGATGTAGGTGACTGCGTCGACGTCGGCTTCGTCCAGCACCTCGTGAAATCCCTGGCAGTCCTGTTCGGCGTGACCGTAGAGCGAGGAGACCAGCACAGCCTCTGCATCGTGTGCTACTGCGGCCTCGGCGAACTCCGCTTGTGAGGTCTGGACGCCGAGATTGACGACGTCGAAACCAGCTGCACTGAACGCCTGCTCTAGGATCGTGATGCCAACGACGTGAGCGTCGGACCCGATCACGCCGAGGACAACCGTTCGGGACATCGTGTGCAGAACCATGAGGAACCCCAGTATAAAGTTAATGATCGTCCATGATAATATTCTTTAATTGTCCTTTGTTTCCCTCATTGGCATACAGGAACATGCCAATGCTTAATAGTAAAGGTTTTTTACTGTTGGGGGTTGGATTCGGCAGCACTTCATGATAAATAACAAGGGTTCGGGTTCCGAGAGCAGAGGGGCGCTTTCGAATCTGTGCGTGCTGGACCTGACGCAGGTGCTGGCTGGCCCGTACTGTACGATGTTGCTCGCAGACCTCGGTGCCGATGTCGTCAAGATCGAACGGCCCGGCGGTGACCTCATCCGATCGAACCCACCGTTCGTCGACGACCCGGACGAGGAGGCCTACGGCGGCTACTTCCAGAGTGTCAACAGAGGAAAGCGGAGTATCGAACTCGACTTCGGCGACGAGACCGACCGCGAAGACTTCCTCTCACTCGTCGAAGAAGCCGACGTCGTCGTCGAGAACTACCAGGCGGGAACGATGGAGAAGTACGACCTCGGCTACGAACGGCTCCAGAAGTACAACTCCGAACTCATCTACTCCTCTATTCGTGGCTTCGGCGACCCGCGAACGGGCGAGACTGACCGCCAGGGCCAGCCGTCGTTCGACCTCATCGCACAGGCGCTCGGCGGAGTCATGGAGATCACCGGCCAGGAAGACGGACCGCCCACGAAGACCGGGCCTGGCGTCGGCGACCTCTTTACAGCGACGCTGAACTGCATCGGCATCCTCGCGGCCGTCAACCACCGCGAGCAGACCGGTGACGGCCAGTACGTCGACACCGGAATGTACGACTCGATGATCAGCTTCACCGAACGCGCCATCTACCAGCAGTCCTACACGGGCGAACCGCCATCACGGCAGGGTAACTCCCACCCGACGCTGTTTCCCTACGACGCGTTCGAGACGGCCGACGGCTACGTCGTCATCGCCGCGTTCAACGACAGACACTGGACGGAACTCTGCTCGGCGATGGGCCGCGACGAACTCGCCGACGATCACTCGACGATGGCAGACCGCCTCGAGAGTCGACACCTCCTCCGCGAAGAAATCGCTGACTGGACGCTCGACCGGACGAACGACGAAGTCGTCGACACACTCGAAAGGCGAGTCCCAGCGGCACCCGTCCAGACGACGGCAGACATCTTCGACGACGACCACGTTCGGGCACGCGACATGCTCGTCCAGGTCGAACAACCCGGCACGGACGAACACGTCGAGATTGCGGGCTCGCCGATCAAGATGACCGAGACCTCGCCGGAGCCTCGAGGACGTGCGCCGCTGCTGGACGAGCACCGCGACGAAATTCTGGGCGAGGAAGCCGAGACGACGGCCGACGATTAAGCCGGATCGCTGTATCGACGCCAGTGCAACCGCTTCGCTTCGGGTCGGGTCGCGGTTGCGCCGGCACCGACTGATACGGACTGCTGTCCCGAGAGACCGGCGCGACCGTAGGCGGGCTCGCGGTCGCACCGGAACTGACGTCCAGCAAACCGTACGACAGGAAGCCTATGCGACGACCCGCCAATTGGGTTTCGAGACGACGCGGGCCGTGATCACCGTGTCGGGTGGCCGGCGTTCGATCGTGTTTTGACTCCCGCCGTCCTGGAGGAACGCAAACGTAAGCTACAAGACGACCCCGCCGAAACGAGAGAGTATGCTGAACGGTGGCTTCACGTCGGCCCCTGCTGGCTCGCTGGCTACCGCAGCGTCTCGTCCGTTTTCGAAACCTAAACGCGTCTAACGTGCCCATGGAAGACCGACGGCTCGGCGGCGTTTCGCCGTGTCGTGGTCAATTCCCTGGCTGGTAACGCACCCGTCAGCCGCCGCCATCCATCGCGCTCGATCGCACGACTGGAGTCGTGTCGGCCACTCGCTGACGGGTCCGTATCGATTGCTGTTGGCCAGTCGTCCGACCGGACCGGGTCGAGCCCCGAGCTTCGAGCTCTGGCTGGGCGCTGGGTCCGAAGCGACGGCTGTCTCACAGAATATTGCACACGTCTGGCTGTTCCAGACACATCTCTATCCAACGCGATGACAGACGAATTCGACACTGACCGACACTTCGAGACGGACCGCATCGAAAAGACCCGACGCCTCCGCGAACAGGGCGACTCACCGTACGTGACCGACGTCGATCGGGACGCGACGATCGAGTCGGTTCTCGACGCCTTCGCTGCCGACGAGTACGAGGACCCGCCGTCCACGACGTACCAACTCGCAGGTCGCGTGCTGCGTGTAAACGACCTCGGCTCGGTGCTGTTTGCCGACCTGCGGGACGAAACCGGCCGCATCCAACTTCTGTTTACCGAAGAGCAGACGGAGGCGTTCGACGACCGACAACTCGTCGACATCGGCGATTTCCTCGCCGTCACCGGCGTCCCGATCCGGACGGACACGGGCGAGCGATCGATTCACGTCGCCGACTGGCAGCTCGCGACGAAGGCCCTCCGCAGTCCGCCGACGCGGACCGGGTTCAACGAACGAAACCGAGTCCGAGACCGCGTTGGCGCGATGGTCGTCGACGACGACCTCCGGACAGGTATCGAGACACGCTTTGCCGTGATCGCTACGCTTCGAGAGCTCCTGCAAGAGCGTGACTTCCGCGAAGTGGATACGCCAATCCTCCACCACACCGCCGGTGGCGCACGCGCAACCCCGTTCGAAACCTACTGTGAAGCCCTCGAGGAGGAGCAGGCCCTTCGCATCGCACCCGAACTGTATCTCAAGCGGCTCGTGATGGGAGGATTCGAACGCATCTTCGAGATCGGGAGCGTCTTCCGCAACGAAGACATCGACACGACGCACAACCCCGAATTCACGATGCTCGAGCTCTACGAGGCCTACGCCGACTACGAAGACGTGATGGAACTGACCGAATCGCTCGTCTCACAGGTCGTCCTCGAGCACACTGGATCGTACGACCTCGAGTACGGCGGGGCGACACTCGACTTCGAGCCACCGTGGGATCGGCTGACCCTCGAGCAGACGCTCGAAGAGTACGGCGGGATTCCAGTCACGGATCGCTCCACCGACGAGTTGCGCCGACTCGCCGAGCGCGAGTACGACGTCGCGTTCGACGGCTCGGTGACGCGCGGTCGGGTGTACGAGGAACTCTACGAGGCGGCCGCCGAAGACGAGATCGAGGGGCCGCTTTTCGTGACCGACCCGCCACGCGCGTCCACGCCGCTGTGTGCGCCCCACCCCGACGACGACGCTCGGGCCGAGCGGTTCGAAGCCGTCGTTCAGGGCGTCGAACTCGCGAACGCGTACTCGGAGCTGTCCGATCCGCTCGAGCAAGCACGAACGTTCGAAGCGCAAGTCAGCCGACGGGAACGTGGCGACGACGAAGCACACGAAATGGATACCGACTACGTCCGGTCGCTCGGGTACGGCCTGCCGCCGACCGGTGGTCTCGGCATCGGCGTCGATCGGCTCGCGATGTTGATCGCGGGGACACAGTCGATCAAGGACGTGTTGCCGTTCCCGATGGTCGCACGACAAAACGAGGAGTTCTGTTGACGGTGTAAGTGGGCTTCACTGGGAAAACGGCGCTTGACGATGTACCCGACAGTAGCTCGGGCGAGAAGACAAGCGCCACCGGTGGCCGGGGTTTTTCCTCTTCGAGAGCCGGGCAGCAGACGGCAGTCTCTCGTCCGTCTGCAGTCTCGAGCACGGCCCGACGCCGTGAATCGGCTATGCTGAATCGACGTGGATAAACAGATACAGGATCGTAGATTATTAGTCTTCCAACAGTATTTCGACACGTTTGGCGAAGTTTCGATCACCGCGTCGAACACACCGGGACTCACAGCTACAGTGATGGAGGATGACGTTCGGCTGCGCGGCTAAATCGACCGGAAGCGCCGCGAGTTCGTCGTCTCGTTTCGCCGTCCGCTCTGCGAGAAGCGGCTGGGTGAGCGTCGTAACTCCCTCGAAGGCCGCCGAACGTGTAGAAACAGTTCGTTACAAGTGCGTTATGGGGAGTCGGTTCTGCTGGCCGTCGACCGAGTCGCGGGCCAGGCCTGCCCTGCTGGATCGAATCCCG contains:
- a CDS encoding uracil-DNA glycosylase produces the protein MDEECRNCPALCETRTQVVHGYGDVGADFLFVGEHPTARADDVGVPFLVTDEETDGSGTSLRRVLERLALCDATSPDDRPALENAYLTNLTRCRDPDRRPTDEEIGNCEPYLDAEIRSINPEVLIPVGERALAELGTEYTTTPAEELALPEAHATTIRGRGFALVAMLEPRDQTDEQTQEWLEHFASLMASDYRQTKGRRER
- a CDS encoding methylaspartate ammonia-lyase; its protein translation is MKLTGIHATPGYAGFFFDDQRAIKQGAKQDGFTYEGEPVTDGFEEIRQAGETLIVDISLEDGSTIRGDCAAVQYSGAGGRDPLFQPEEYAPVVEGPVADELVGRDATDFLANAELLEELAVEGKRLHTAIRYGVSQALLGAAAKADGTTKTDVLADALGTDPATEPVPVFGQSGDDRYTNTEKMFVKGVPVLPHALINSVEKIGEDGETLVEYVEWLTQRSQELGPDDYEPRFHIDVYGMIGEIFGPPYDRDEVVDYFVTLEEAAAPYPIQIEGPMDAGNRKAQIEEMVELREGLEAADVAVDVVADEWCNTFEDVQAFVDAGAADLVQIKTPDLGGIHRSGQAVRYCEGTNTRAYLGGTCNETATSSRACAHVALATDAAQVLAKPGMGFDEGYMIVENEMRRTIARRKRDQQLTASDEVTADD
- a CDS encoding glycosyltransferase family protein, which codes for MIVVVPVDPPREGLVLTGLVESTPLSENEAIQLYEAAVTDVVRTAVDSGGDLLVNYRDEETLPDEVADGDSEEAVRALVTDALEETDTDSEAVRFERQVGSSKSARIGNTVTHLLEREGVDGVGVLEPTAPAVKRSDIDGAAMGLRRHDVVLGPSSDGRTYLAAFTDPIDFEDAYAPFEFATLANRVDEAGLDLGFAPMVPTLATPGGLRSTIATLEARAVASRLTATATAVVVDDLEISVGEDGDLERAETDNHF
- the citE gene encoding L-malyl-CoA/beta-methylmalyl-CoA lyase — encoded protein: MTDDIRLCRTFQTAPAAVPKDDSAKYLTSGLEAEGFQAPDWLVPDLEDGTAPDMKEQGLENTIENVPEYEFPGEIWPRVEWSYEDETYREKGRAQIDRLVSEVGDEIDGVVVPKVGRLEDVQNAAKAVAEAESEHGYADGSIGLSIIIETGRARSDLREIAQFGEDSRLTALVFGPVDYAAELGGRDLGDGMPRWDGLLEALSNEASAGGLLSIGGPFDDLFKERAGLTYYNADEYADQVEHEARLGLDGSWSLYPKQTIQANTVHMPTPEELERDVNKIERFNEAKREGTGAVTLDGQMVDEATFKNFRNTVQQVRAIYDTRPEQAEEYYDEGLLERALELELSYQ
- the mct gene encoding succinyl-CoA:mesaconate CoA-transferase — protein: MINNKGSGSESRGALSNLCVLDLTQVLAGPYCTMLLADLGADVVKIERPGGDLIRSNPPFVDDPDEEAYGGYFQSVNRGKRSIELDFGDETDREDFLSLVEEADVVVENYQAGTMEKYDLGYERLQKYNSELIYSSIRGFGDPRTGETDRQGQPSFDLIAQALGGVMEITGQEDGPPTKTGPGVGDLFTATLNCIGILAAVNHREQTGDGQYVDTGMYDSMISFTERAIYQQSYTGEPPSRQGNSHPTLFPYDAFETADGYVVIAAFNDRHWTELCSAMGRDELADDHSTMADRLESRHLLREEIADWTLDRTNDEVVDTLERRVPAAPVQTTADIFDDDHVRARDMLVQVEQPGTDEHVEIAGSPIKMTETSPEPRGRAPLLDEHRDEILGEEAETTADD
- a CDS encoding methylaspartate mutase subunit E yields the protein MIRDERIPSDELRRIDDEIRSNWPTGADVDFENAIEYHESLPAHKRFADVLESADKPLLQPRAGVPRIDDQIELLEYLHREGQADLLPTTIDSYTRDNEYEKAQEGLEKARETGENTLNGFPAVNHGVDGCRELIESIEAPIEVRHGTPDARLLAAITFAGGFQSFEGGPISYNIPYTKRHGLEETIEKWQFVDRLAGAYTERGVRINREPFGPLTGTLVPPSIAIAIMIVEGQLAATQGVRSITLGYGQVGNVVQDVAALNALQKLGDEYLPDEVVVTTVFHEWMGGFPPDEARANGVISLGGMTAAIAQPDKVITKSPQEFQGVPTKEANASGLRTTRQVIDMAIEQNIDIDGIAEEQDLIERETRCLMDTIYDHGDGDVVRGTIEAFDSGVLDVPFAPSDSAKGAVLPARDDDGRVRIFEWADLEMDDDIKEIHRARLSRRADTEGRDQSFRMVADDVDAISDGKLIGRPQPPQGDA
- the mch gene encoding 2-methylfumaryl-CoA hydratase; the protein is MTDWTDPETFVQALERAETKEKGNCFEDFEEGDVIEHDPGLTLTQFGNEGWMSQTLNHDPAYWRSDAAESRGFDEPPIHPDYLTAATLGITVEDLSEKGGYFLGRTDVRFPGTPVYDGTELHVESEVVSTATSSSRPEYGIVSWRTRGTDAETGEILCSYERTNMIPRRESVATDGGEGSDGSRSSSEGSSDGGGETATIEDDGPSLPETFVTPEGGYFEDFVAALEESEDRDAAVAYQHERGRTQDDVTVASLPLATLNTAKQHHNVDVMADSPSGDIVTYGDVTRSTALGHARSDEQTWREVGFDDEKFHTFVAAGDTVYAFTRVLEAENDASSDEAGTVRFEHVAFNQDDEPVYSGTRTAEIQKRTH
- the glmS gene encoding methylaspartate mutase subunit S — encoded protein: MVLHTMSRTVVLGVIGSDAHVVGITILEQAFSAAGFDVVNLGVQTSQAEFAEAAVAHDAEAVLVSSLYGHAEQDCQGFHEVLDEADVDAVTYIGGNLDVGQSDFEQTRRTFQKLGFDRVFDSETDPEDAIAALRQDLEITPTESERATISS
- the lysS gene encoding lysine--tRNA ligase, translated to MTDEFDTDRHFETDRIEKTRRLREQGDSPYVTDVDRDATIESVLDAFAADEYEDPPSTTYQLAGRVLRVNDLGSVLFADLRDETGRIQLLFTEEQTEAFDDRQLVDIGDFLAVTGVPIRTDTGERSIHVADWQLATKALRSPPTRTGFNERNRVRDRVGAMVVDDDLRTGIETRFAVIATLRELLQERDFREVDTPILHHTAGGARATPFETYCEALEEEQALRIAPELYLKRLVMGGFERIFEIGSVFRNEDIDTTHNPEFTMLELYEAYADYEDVMELTESLVSQVVLEHTGSYDLEYGGATLDFEPPWDRLTLEQTLEEYGGIPVTDRSTDELRRLAEREYDVAFDGSVTRGRVYEELYEAAAEDEIEGPLFVTDPPRASTPLCAPHPDDDARAERFEAVVQGVELANAYSELSDPLEQARTFEAQVSRRERGDDEAHEMDTDYVRSLGYGLPPTGGLGIGVDRLAMLIAGTQSIKDVLPFPMVARQNEEFC